The following is a genomic window from Janibacter sp. DB-40.
GGGTCTTGCGGGAGGTGTCCTTGATGATGCCGTGGACGAGCTCCTCGTAGATCATCCGGTCGACCTCGGGGCGCTCCTCCTCCGACGGAAGGATCACCTCGATGCCGCGCTCCTCGAAGGGCTTGGTGTAGAAGTCGCCCGCCATCGTCGTCGCCGTCGCCACGAGCCCGACCTTGCGCTGGCGGGCACCCTGCACCGCGGTGGCGGTGGCCTCGGCGATGTGCAGGAAGGGGACGTCGACGCTGGCACTGACCTGGTCGGCGACGGCGTGCATGGTGTTGGCGGCGATGAGGACGGCCTCGGCCCCGCCCTCCTGCAGGCTCTGGGCGCCCTCGATGAGGAGGCGGGCCATGCCATCCCAGTCGCCGGCGTTCTCCGCGTCGTCCACCGGCTGGAAGTCGACGCTGTTGATGAGCACCCGGGCGCTGTGCAGGCCACCGAGCCGGGCCTCGACCCCTCGTTGAGGCGGCGGTAGTACTCCGCCGTCGCCGACCAACCCATCCCACCGAGAACTCCCAGAAGACGCATGACCCAAGAGTAGGTCAGCCGGGCACGCAACGGCGTGCTCGGTTCCGCATGCCGAACCGGTGCCGGGCCGCAGCCGTGTCCGTCATACCCTGCACACGTGAAGGTGCTGCTGCTGGAAAACATCCATGACGTCGCCCGCGAGGCCCTGACCGACGCCGGTTTCGACGTCGAGACGCGCTCGGGTGCGCTCGACGAGCCCGAGCTGGTCGCCGCTCTCGAGGGCGTGGACATGCTGGGGATCCGCTCCAAGACGCACGTGACGCGCGCCGTCCTCGAGGCCCGACCGGAGCTGAAGGTCATCGGCGCGTTCTGCATCGGGACCAACCAGATCGACCTCGACGCCGCGTCCCAGGCCGGCACCGTCGTCTTCAACGCGCCCTTCTCCAACACCCGCAGCGTCGTCGAGCTGGCGATGGCCGAGATCATCTCGATGGCCCGCCACCTCACCGACAAGAACGCCGCACTCCACGCCGGCGTCTGGGACAAGTCCGCCAAGGGCGCCCACGAGGTGCGCGGCCGGACCCTGGGCATCATCGGCTACGGCAACATCGGCAGCCAGCTGTCGGTCGTCGCCGAGGCCTTCGGCATGCACGTGTACTACTACGACCTCGAGGACAAGCTGCCGCTCGGCAACGCCAAGCGCTGCGGGTCGCTGGAGGAGCTGCTCACCACGTGCGAGACGATCACGCTCCACGTCGACGGCCGCTCCGGCAACGCGGGCAACTTCGGCGCGCAGGAGTTCGCCCGGATGCGTCCGCGCAGCCTCTTCCTCAACCTCTCGCGCGGCTTCGTCGTCGACGTGGAGTCCCTGCGCGACAACATCGTCTCCGGCCACATCGCCGGCGCGGCGATCGACGTCTTCCCGACGGAGCCGAAGAAGGCGGGCGACACCTTCGAGTCCGTGCTGCAGGGCCTGCCCAACGTCATCCTCACCCCGCACGTCGGCGGCTCCACGGAGGAGGCGCAGCTGGACATCGGCCGCTACGTCTCCGGCAAGCTGCGCGACTGGGCCGTCTCCGGTGCGACGACCATGTCGGTCAACCTGCCCGGTGTCGCCGCCCCGCAGACCGCCGGTGACACCCGGATCCTGCACCTGCACAAGAACGTCCCCGGCGTCCTGGCCCGCGTCAACGCGATCCTCGCCGAGGGCGGCGCCAACATCGACAGCCAGCAGCTGAGCACCAAGGGCGAGTTCGGCTACGCCGTCACCGACCTCGCCGGCTCCCTGCCGGCGGACACCGAGCAGCGCCTGCGCGAGCTCGAGGAGACCGTCGAGGTCCGCGTCATCGTCGCCGACTGATCGCGGCCTCCCCCGCGTCGGTCGAGGTGACCCGCGCCGTCGGGCTCACCTGACCACCTCGGCCCGACACCAGCGGGCACGACGAAGGGGGGTCGCCCACCTCGCGGTGAGCGACCCCCCTTCGAGGTGTGTCAGGAGATCAGTGGGAGTGACCGTGGCCGGCTGCCTCGGGCTCCTCCTCCTTCTTGTCCACCACGAGGGTGTCGGTGGTCAGGACCATCGAGGCGATCGACGCGGCGTTGACCAGCGCGGAGCGGGTCACCTTGACCGGGTCGATGACACCGGCGGCCACCAGGTCGCCGTACTCGCCCGAGGCGGCGTTGAGGCCGTTACCCGGGGTGAGCTCCTGGACCTTCGCCACGCAGACGTAGCCCTCGAGGCCGGCGTTCTCGGCGATCCAGCGCAGCGGCTCGACCGCGGCCTTGCGCACGATGTTCGCGCCGACGGCCTCGTCACCCTCGAGGGTGAGCCCGTCGAGGACGGCCACGGCGTGGGCGAGCGCGGAGCCGCCACCGGCGATGATGCCTTCCTCGATCGCGGCACGCGTCGCGGAGATCGCGTCCTCGATGCGGTGCTTCTTCTCCTTCAGCTCCACCTCGGTGTGGGCACCGACGGAGATGACGCAGACGCCGCCGGCGAGCTTCGCGAGGCGCTCCTGGAGCTTCTCGCGGTCCCAGTCGGAGTCGGTGCGCTCGATCTCGGCCTTGATCTGGGCCACGCGACCGTTGACGTCGTCGGCATTGCCCTGGCCGTCGATGATCGTCGTGTTGTCCTTGGTGACGACGACGCGACGGGCCTGGCCGAGGTCCTCGAGGCCGACCTGGTCGAGCTTGAGGCCGACCTCCTCGGCGACGACCTGGCCACCGGTGAGGATGGCCATGTCCTGCAGCATCGCCTTGCGGCGGTCACCGAAGCCGGGAGCCTTGACGGCCACGACGTTGAAGACGCCCTTGAGCTTGTTGACCACGAGGGTGGACAGCGCCTCGCCGTCGACGTCCTCGGCGATGATCATCAGCGGCTTGCCGGACTGGACGACCTTCTCCAGCACCGGGAGGATCTCCTGGATGTTGGAGATCTTGCCCTGGTTGATCAGCACGTAGGCGTCCTCGAGGACGGCCTCCATGCGCTCCGGGTCGGTGACGAAGTACGGGCTGATGTAGCCCTTGTCGAACTGCATGCCCTCGGTGAAGTCGAGAGCGGTCTCGGCGGTCGAGGACTCCTCGACCGTGATGACACCGTCCTTGCCGACCTTGTCGAAGGCGTCGGCGATCGTGGAGCCGATGACGTGGTCCTGCGCGGAGAGGGCAGCGACCTGGGCGATCTCCTCCTTGCCCTCGAGCTCGCGGGCGTTCTCCAGCAGGCGGTCGGACACGGCCTGGACGGCCTTGTCGATGCCGCGCTTGAGGCCCGACGGGGCTGCGCCCGCCGCGACGTTGCGCAGGCCCTCGCGGACCATCGCCTGGGCGAGGACCGTGGCGGTGGTCGTGCCGTCGCCGGCGACGTCGTTGGTCTTGGTCGCGACCTCCTTCGCCAGCTGCGCGCCGAGGTTCTCGTAGGAGTCCTCGAGCTCGATCTCGCGGGCGATGGTCACGCCGTCGTTGGTGATGGTCGGGGCGCCCCACGCCTTGTCGATGACGACGTTGCGGCCCTTGGGGCCGAGCGTCACCTTGACGGCGTTGGCGAGCTGGTCGACGCCACGCAGGAGGGCGTCACGGGCGGAGTCGTTGAACTCCAGTTCCTTGGCCATGGGTGTCCTTTGGTCTCAGGTGAGAAGAGGGGGGAAACGGCGACGCCCCGGTGGGACCCGGGAGGGCCCGCACCCGGGGCGTCAGCAGTTGCGGCCGGTGCCCGGCCGCAGGGTCTCGGGGATCGTCAGCCGACGATCGCGAGGACGTCACGCGCGGAGAGGATGAGGTACTCCTCGCCGGCGTGCTTGACCTCGGTGCCCCCGTACTTGGAG
Proteins encoded in this region:
- a CDS encoding amino acid racemase, coding for MLINSVDFQPVDDAENAGDWDGMARLLIEGAQSLQEGGAEAVLIAANTMHAVADQVSASVDVPFLHIAEATATAVQGARQRKVGLVATATTMAGDFYTKPFEERGIEVILPSEEERPEVDRMIYEELVHGIIKDTSRKTLRQILHGMADRGAEGIVLAGTEIGLLVDEDDSQVPMHDTTEIHVDQALDWMLSGS
- the serA gene encoding phosphoglycerate dehydrogenase, whose protein sequence is MKVLLLENIHDVAREALTDAGFDVETRSGALDEPELVAALEGVDMLGIRSKTHVTRAVLEARPELKVIGAFCIGTNQIDLDAASQAGTVVFNAPFSNTRSVVELAMAEIISMARHLTDKNAALHAGVWDKSAKGAHEVRGRTLGIIGYGNIGSQLSVVAEAFGMHVYYYDLEDKLPLGNAKRCGSLEELLTTCETITLHVDGRSGNAGNFGAQEFARMRPRSLFLNLSRGFVVDVESLRDNIVSGHIAGAAIDVFPTEPKKAGDTFESVLQGLPNVILTPHVGGSTEEAQLDIGRYVSGKLRDWAVSGATTMSVNLPGVAAPQTAGDTRILHLHKNVPGVLARVNAILAEGGANIDSQQLSTKGEFGYAVTDLAGSLPADTEQRLRELEETVEVRVIVAD
- the groL gene encoding chaperonin GroEL (60 kDa chaperone family; promotes refolding of misfolded polypeptides especially under stressful conditions; forms two stacked rings of heptamers to form a barrel-shaped 14mer; ends can be capped by GroES; misfolded proteins enter the barrel where they are refolded when GroES binds): MAKELEFNDSARDALLRGVDQLANAVKVTLGPKGRNVVIDKAWGAPTITNDGVTIAREIELEDSYENLGAQLAKEVATKTNDVAGDGTTTATVLAQAMVREGLRNVAAGAAPSGLKRGIDKAVQAVSDRLLENARELEGKEEIAQVAALSAQDHVIGSTIADAFDKVGKDGVITVEESSTAETALDFTEGMQFDKGYISPYFVTDPERMEAVLEDAYVLINQGKISNIQEILPVLEKVVQSGKPLMIIAEDVDGEALSTLVVNKLKGVFNVVAVKAPGFGDRRKAMLQDMAILTGGQVVAEEVGLKLDQVGLEDLGQARRVVVTKDNTTIIDGQGNADDVNGRVAQIKAEIERTDSDWDREKLQERLAKLAGGVCVISVGAHTEVELKEKKHRIEDAISATRAAIEEGIIAGGGSALAHAVAVLDGLTLEGDEAVGANIVRKAAVEPLRWIAENAGLEGYVCVAKVQELTPGNGLNAASGEYGDLVAAGVIDPVKVTRSALVNAASIASMVLTTDTLVVDKKEEEPEAAGHGHSH